Sequence from the Maribellus comscasis genome:
TTTACTTTGTAGTGGTTATTTGTCATCACGACAAGCGAACTGGAAACTCCGCTGGCAGAATAAAATTCCCTGGCTTCATTAATATCCATGTAAACCATTCTTTTGTTAAAATCGGGATTGGGGTGTTTCATTATTCCAATAATTTCGAACAGTCCGTTAGCGCTTATTCCGTGATATCCCTGACTGATCATAACAAGAGTGTCGCCCACGTTAAGATTTAAATATCCGGCCAGGCCTTCAGCTACCACAACACCTTTATCGCCGGATTTAAGAAACCGTCCTCTTTTTATTTTCTGCGATATTTTTGTGATCTGATCTTCTGCTTCGGGTTCAATGCCCATAACCATGGCTGGTTTACTGTGTAAATGGTCAGCCGCCAGGGCAAAAGATTCCAGCCGATCGGATACAAGGGTTACGTCTTTTATCTTTTTAATTTTCGATTTTAAATCATCGGAGGCTTTGAAGCCATTATCAATGGTGCGTTCTTCCCAAAATGCCGTGTCTTGCACCTGGAGGTAGCCACTGTAAAATTTAACCGAATTGTCTATCATACTGTCATAGGAGCCCTCTTGCATAGAACGCATCCACGAAGCCAGCAATACACTGAAAACGATGGACGAAATTGCAATAATCGTCCGTCGGCGGTTTCTCCACAGATTTCTCCAGGCCAGTTTTATGTTTGTTTTCATATTTACTGTTTTTTATTTCAGTTTAATTGCGACTGAAAACTACGACTACCGAATACTATCGGATCCTTCTCATGTTTTGCTGAGAAAAAA
This genomic interval carries:
- a CDS encoding ABC transporter permease — protein: MKTNIKLAWRNLWRNRRRTIIAISSIVFSVLLASWMRSMQEGSYDSMIDNSVKFYSGYLQVQDTAFWEERTIDNGFKASDDLKSKIKKIKDVTLVSDRLESFALAADHLHSKPAMVMGIEPEAEDQITKISQKIKRGRFLKSGDKGVVVAEGLAGYLNLNVGDTLVMISQGYHGISANGLFEIIGIMKHPNPDFNKRMVYMDINEAREFYSASGVSSSLVVMTNNHYKVNHIKKGISQILPRENTVMTWSEMQPELVQLIQSDRGGGIIMLGILYVVIAFGMFSVVMMMVKERKREFGVIHAVGMKKGKLAIVVFMETIMIGLIGCSIGLVISYIFCFYFYNNPLPLTGEMAEAYAQYGMEPYMFFSMKSSLFYNQMILVFIISIFISIFPVTNIHRLKITKAMRA